A section of the Nitrospirota bacterium genome encodes:
- the nadD gene encoding nicotinate-nucleotide adenylyltransferase: protein MSGNNTNLMKIGIFGGTFNPIHHGHLRAAEEVREKLRMDRIVFIPSGTPPLKTKEIAAAHHRYEMTRLAIAQNSFFEVSDLECRQKGKSYTVKTLEILQQANPDAALYFILGIDAFLDIPNWWQPERLTAAAHFIVISRPEFRFADLLGSPYLTTGKQALRRFDRLDAGIGTVKLKSRKEAFLVRTIPMGISSTEIRMLIRHGKSIKYLLPPEVQSYIIINKLYSNLRMRVKG from the coding sequence ATGTCGGGGAATAACACCAACCTCATGAAAATCGGGATCTTCGGCGGGACATTCAACCCTATCCATCATGGCCATCTCAGGGCTGCTGAAGAGGTGAGGGAAAAACTCCGCATGGACAGGATTGTATTCATTCCTTCAGGCACACCACCGCTCAAGACAAAAGAGATCGCGGCCGCACATCACCGATATGAAATGACCAGGCTGGCAATCGCACAGAACTCCTTCTTTGAGGTCTCTGACCTTGAATGCAGGCAGAAGGGGAAATCATATACCGTAAAGACACTGGAGATCCTGCAGCAGGCGAATCCGGATGCTGCGTTATACTTTATTCTCGGGATAGACGCCTTCCTCGACATCCCCAACTGGTGGCAGCCGGAACGACTGACCGCAGCTGCCCATTTTATTGTCATATCAAGGCCGGAGTTCAGATTTGCAGACCTCCTGGGGTCGCCCTACCTGACAACCGGGAAGCAGGCCCTCCGGAGGTTCGACAGGCTTGATGCCGGTATCGGAACGGTGAAACTGAAGAGCCGGAAGGAGGCATTCCTTGTCAGAACTATCCCCATGGGGATATCCTCAACAGAGATCAGAATGCTCATAAGACACGGAAAAAGCATAAAATATCTATTGCCACCAGAAGTTCAATCCTATATAATTATTAATAAGCTTTATAGCAATTTACGCATGAGAGTTAAGGGTTAG
- a CDS encoding LptE family protein, with protein MHTTGRTPGNSKRTEGHPVLSLVLIFLWSLLFAVFVCGCGYSMHHRSSLPFEAIHLGTIENRTTEPKLQDRLHRALAEECLKQGISVTSDAGRTLTGTVTHFDLRVLSEKANTATEYEVLIKGNFRLTDPEGKMTEFKGIGSPFIVSFSGAGQLNTVIGAKEQASEKALRDMAAEIIAAMIYR; from the coding sequence ATGCACACAACGGGCAGAACGCCGGGCAATAGCAAAAGAACTGAAGGACATCCTGTTCTCTCTCTTGTCCTGATTTTTCTCTGGTCTCTGCTCTTTGCAGTCTTCGTTTGCGGCTGCGGATATTCAATGCATCACAGGTCTTCCCTGCCGTTTGAGGCCATACATTTAGGCACTATCGAAAACAGGACAACAGAACCCAAACTCCAGGACAGGCTGCACAGGGCCCTGGCTGAGGAATGCCTGAAACAGGGGATTTCTGTCACTTCGGACGCCGGACGTACGCTTACCGGAACCGTTACCCATTTTGACCTCCGCGTCCTGTCCGAAAAAGCGAATACCGCAACGGAATATGAAGTGCTCATTAAGGGCAACTTCAGACTGACTGACCCGGAAGGGAAGATGACCGAATTCAAGGGCATAGGGTCTCCGTTCATTGTCTCCTTTTCGGGCGCCGGACAGTTAAACACGGTGATCGGGGCAAAGGAACAGGCATCGGAGAAAGCGCTCCGGGACATGGCAGCCGAAATCATTGCTGCAATGATATACCGATGA
- the holA gene encoding DNA polymerase III subunit delta, with translation MSYQAFLKEIEKGLPSPVYLCHASDIFLHREAVEAIRRTVPEPERDFNLHIYDLLLPGDEGIPFGQILDVANTVSFFGGKRITVLLLNLQKLSKKEMESLSTHIMSPPDNSVLVLLHLGSLGKEAREKLGRVKPLSLDIREAEIPAWIMQRALARGIKITDKASDYLIGLVGPDLGLLASEIEKISLLGKTTIGADDIADIVTGERSFGIFDLVNALRSKDPERVFRIYKTLRETSEDYGLIGALNWQYGRSMQTSRTPAEKAYLLKVFEILHSTDREIKSSGRTFPMEYMLVRLLRL, from the coding sequence ATGAGCTATCAGGCGTTTCTGAAGGAGATCGAAAAGGGCCTGCCATCGCCCGTATATCTGTGCCATGCATCTGACATATTCCTTCACAGGGAAGCGGTGGAGGCGATCAGGAGAACCGTCCCCGAACCTGAAAGGGACTTCAACCTTCATATATACGACCTGCTGTTACCGGGAGATGAAGGCATTCCGTTCGGACAGATCCTCGATGTGGCAAATACCGTTTCGTTTTTTGGCGGGAAGAGAATTACCGTTCTGCTACTGAACCTGCAAAAGCTCTCCAAAAAGGAGATGGAAAGCCTGAGTACCCATATTATGAGCCCGCCGGACAATTCCGTGCTTGTGCTGCTCCATCTCGGTTCACTCGGCAAAGAGGCAAGGGAAAAGCTCGGACGGGTCAAGCCTCTCTCTCTCGATATCAGGGAAGCAGAGATACCCGCGTGGATAATGCAGAGGGCCTTAGCAAGGGGGATAAAAATAACCGATAAGGCCTCAGACTATCTCATTGGTCTTGTGGGGCCTGATCTGGGACTCCTTGCATCGGAGATAGAGAAGATTTCCCTGCTTGGAAAAACAACGATAGGAGCAGATGACATCGCTGATATCGTGACAGGGGAAAGGTCTTTCGGCATATTCGACCTCGTAAATGCGCTCAGGAGTAAAGACCCTGAAAGAGTATTCAGGATTTACAAGACGCTGCGGGAGACTTCAGAGGACTATGGTCTTATCGGAGCCCTGAACTGGCAGTACGGACGCAGCATGCAGACAAGCCGCACGCCGGCAGAAAAGGCGTATCTGCTGAAAGTATTCGAGATTCTTCACAGTACGGACAGGGAAATAAAGAGTTCCGGCAGAACTTTTCCTATGGAATATATGCTGGTTAGGCTGCTCCGGCTGTAG
- a CDS encoding tetratricopeptide repeat protein encodes MSKLAVFIFILFLAALALFAIFNQEATLVKIPFGQVYETPTIALILLSIAIGALTMLFVFVIRDTKRYVDNIQYQKRQKRDAKVQELYSKALNFLFAHHNQAEAKETLRAVLSENPEHLNTLIQLGDIALAEDDFQKAREYYQRAKDLHPKNIEVLFSMERLMEKTGRWEEALRSIEEVLDIDDGNLSALYKKRDILERQEKWDDLVLVQKTILKNEHTEKDKARERQNLVGYKYEYGRHSLENGDLEKAKKAFRTVLRLDKDSIHAILGLAEVLLREGETEEAINHLEKSYEQTSSMIVLLRLEDLLISVGEPLRLIRTYKNTISKNPQNPVLKFFLGKLYYRLEMIDDAFETMTTIDTGDTVYPEMHQLMGNLYMKRNQVDKAVHEFKKALDAHKCAFSLSYACRSCGHTTSEWSGRCANCRQWSSYQLRLSAG; translated from the coding sequence ATGAGTAAACTCGCGGTATTCATTTTTATCCTGTTTCTGGCAGCGCTCGCCCTATTTGCCATCTTCAATCAGGAAGCCACGTTAGTAAAGATTCCTTTCGGACAGGTCTACGAGACCCCCACAATTGCGCTTATTCTGCTCTCGATCGCGATCGGGGCGCTCACGATGCTTTTTGTGTTCGTCATACGGGATACAAAAAGATATGTTGACAATATCCAGTATCAGAAACGGCAGAAAAGAGACGCAAAGGTTCAGGAGCTCTATTCGAAGGCATTGAACTTTCTGTTCGCGCACCATAATCAGGCTGAGGCAAAAGAGACGCTCAGGGCGGTTCTTTCCGAAAACCCCGAACACCTGAACACGCTGATCCAGCTCGGGGATATCGCCCTTGCAGAGGATGATTTTCAGAAGGCGCGGGAATACTATCAGAGGGCAAAAGACCTTCATCCCAAGAATATCGAGGTACTCTTCTCCATGGAGCGTCTGATGGAAAAAACAGGCAGGTGGGAGGAGGCCCTCAGGTCTATCGAAGAAGTTCTGGACATCGACGACGGGAACCTTTCCGCGCTCTATAAAAAGAGGGATATTCTGGAAAGGCAGGAAAAATGGGATGACCTCGTGCTGGTCCAAAAGACGATACTCAAGAATGAGCATACGGAAAAGGACAAGGCGCGTGAACGGCAGAACCTTGTCGGATACAAGTATGAGTACGGCAGGCACAGCCTCGAGAACGGAGACCTTGAAAAGGCAAAAAAGGCGTTCAGGACTGTATTGCGTCTTGACAAGGATTCCATCCATGCGATCCTGGGGCTTGCAGAGGTTCTTTTACGGGAAGGGGAAACTGAAGAGGCTATCAACCACCTTGAGAAGAGCTATGAACAGACCTCATCCATGATCGTCCTCCTCAGGCTCGAGGACCTTCTCATCAGCGTCGGAGAGCCACTCAGGCTTATCAGGACTTACAAAAACACCATCTCGAAGAATCCGCAAAACCCTGTACTCAAATTCTTCCTCGGAAAGCTCTATTACAGACTGGAGATGATAGATGATGCATTCGAGACGATGACCACAATCGATACAGGCGATACGGTATATCCCGAGATGCACCAGCTTATGGGAAACCTGTATATGAAGAGAAATCAGGTTGATAAGGCGGTGCATGAGTTCAAAAAGGCCCTTGATGCCCACAAGTGTGCGTTCAGCCTTTCATATGCCTGCAGGAGTTGCGGCCATACCACTTCCGAATGGTCAGGAAGGTGCGCAAACTGCAGGCAGTGGAGCAGCTATCAGTTGCGGCTCTCTGCCGGATAA
- the leuS gene encoding leucine--tRNA ligase has protein sequence MEEKYDPQHVELTWQKYWTDRNLFATGVHHSRKQFYCLEMFPYPSGEIHMGHVRNYAIGDVIARYKRMRGYDVLHPMGWDAFGLPAENAAIKHGVHPSEWTHRNIAHMKTQLNRLGLSYDWDREVTTCNPEYYRWNQWFFLKMLENGLAYRKYSYVNWCPSCTTVLANEQVIDEKCWRCDSVVVQKKLEQWFFRITRYAEELLTGCDELNGWPEKVVLMQKNWIGRGEGVEVDFPVEGMEEHMRIFTTRPDTLFGVTFMCIAPEHPLAAKMVSDRNQLETVKAKSGPDIEKTGLPTGYHAINPLNGERVPVFIANFVLMEYGTGAIMSVPAHDQRDFEFAKKYGLPVKVVITPEDAQGKVQAERMSEAYEDEGILTDSGQFSGMKSDSAKKEIIRFIEAKGLGTAVVNYKLRDWGISRQRYWGTPIPVIYCDACGVVPVPEKDLPVILPEDVTITGQGSSPLLESEVFLRTQCPACGGNARRETDTMDTFVDSSWYFIRYCFKKGDIRLDSALTAPDSEIRSWMPVDQYIGGVEHAVLHLLYSRFFTRAMRDLGLLPVSEPFQNLLTQGMVIKDGAKMSKSKGNVVDPNYLIQRYGADTSRLFSLFAAPPEKDLDWSDKGVDGAFRFLNRIWGIVYRHRDALRAARSVPQDARIAAELSDDAARLYRKVHQTIRKVTSDIEREYHFNTAIAGLMELVNEITSFEPMSDDDRAVCRFAIQTLLLLLSPFSPHIAEELWAEIGNNPSIFAQKWPDWDEDAAREDQIELVIQVNGKLRSKIMIAPGTPDEEIRTMALDDRKTREFIGSGSVRKVIVVKGKLVNIVMGE, from the coding sequence TTGGAAGAAAAATATGACCCTCAACACGTCGAGTTGACATGGCAGAAGTACTGGACTGACCGGAACCTGTTTGCCACAGGGGTTCATCACTCCCGGAAGCAGTTCTATTGCCTCGAAATGTTCCCCTACCCTTCCGGAGAGATCCATATGGGACATGTCAGAAACTATGCGATCGGCGATGTTATTGCACGGTACAAGAGAATGCGCGGGTATGACGTCCTCCACCCGATGGGATGGGATGCATTCGGCCTGCCTGCAGAGAATGCAGCGATCAAGCACGGGGTGCATCCGTCCGAATGGACACACAGGAACATTGCGCACATGAAAACTCAGCTTAACCGCCTTGGCCTGAGCTACGATTGGGACCGGGAAGTGACCACGTGCAATCCTGAGTATTACAGGTGGAACCAGTGGTTTTTCCTGAAGATGCTCGAAAACGGGCTTGCGTACAGAAAGTATTCATATGTGAACTGGTGCCCTTCCTGTACAACCGTTCTGGCCAACGAGCAGGTGATCGATGAAAAATGCTGGCGGTGCGACAGTGTGGTGGTACAGAAAAAGCTGGAACAATGGTTTTTCAGGATTACCCGGTATGCAGAGGAATTGCTCACGGGGTGTGACGAACTCAATGGATGGCCCGAAAAGGTCGTGCTCATGCAGAAGAACTGGATCGGCAGAGGTGAAGGCGTTGAGGTTGACTTCCCGGTCGAGGGCATGGAAGAACATATGAGGATATTCACCACACGGCCGGATACCCTGTTCGGGGTTACATTCATGTGTATTGCACCGGAACATCCTCTGGCAGCAAAAATGGTCAGTGACAGAAACCAGCTCGAAACCGTGAAAGCAAAATCCGGACCGGATATTGAGAAGACAGGTCTTCCCACGGGATACCATGCGATCAACCCGTTGAACGGTGAAAGGGTACCGGTGTTTATTGCAAACTTTGTCCTCATGGAATACGGGACCGGAGCGATCATGTCGGTCCCGGCACATGACCAGAGGGATTTTGAATTCGCAAAAAAATACGGCCTCCCCGTGAAGGTTGTCATAACCCCGGAAGATGCGCAGGGAAAAGTGCAGGCGGAACGGATGTCAGAGGCGTATGAAGACGAAGGCATTTTGACAGATTCGGGGCAGTTTTCCGGCATGAAGAGCGATTCCGCAAAGAAAGAGATCATCCGGTTCATAGAAGCAAAGGGGCTCGGCACAGCGGTGGTCAACTATAAACTGCGGGATTGGGGCATCTCACGACAGAGATACTGGGGCACACCGATACCGGTCATTTACTGCGATGCATGCGGGGTTGTCCCGGTTCCTGAAAAGGATCTTCCCGTAATACTCCCGGAAGATGTAACAATTACCGGACAGGGCAGTTCACCCCTTCTTGAATCGGAAGTCTTTCTGCGTACACAATGCCCGGCATGCGGCGGAAACGCACGACGCGAGACAGACACAATGGACACGTTTGTCGATTCCTCATGGTATTTCATCAGATACTGTTTCAAAAAGGGAGACATTCGTCTGGATTCGGCATTAACCGCACCGGATTCTGAAATCAGATCCTGGATGCCCGTCGATCAGTATATCGGCGGAGTGGAGCACGCGGTCTTGCATCTTTTGTATTCGAGGTTTTTTACCAGGGCAATGAGGGACCTCGGCCTGCTCCCGGTCAGCGAACCGTTTCAGAATCTTCTTACACAGGGCATGGTGATCAAGGACGGCGCGAAGATGTCAAAGTCAAAAGGTAATGTGGTCGACCCCAATTATCTGATACAGAGATACGGGGCTGATACCTCACGCCTGTTTTCTCTCTTTGCTGCACCCCCGGAAAAGGACCTGGACTGGTCAGATAAGGGTGTTGACGGCGCGTTCCGTTTTCTGAACAGAATCTGGGGAATTGTATACAGACACAGGGATGCATTGCGTGCAGCACGTTCCGTACCCCAAGACGCGCGAATAGCCGCGGAACTGTCGGATGATGCTGCACGCTTATACCGCAAGGTGCATCAGACCATCAGAAAGGTGACTTCCGACATAGAAAGGGAGTACCATTTCAATACCGCGATAGCCGGTCTCATGGAGCTTGTGAATGAGATAACCTCATTTGAACCCATGTCTGACGATGACCGGGCAGTCTGCAGGTTCGCAATACAGACTCTTTTGCTGCTGCTCTCTCCGTTTTCTCCTCATATTGCTGAGGAATTATGGGCGGAAATCGGCAATAATCCGAGCATTTTTGCGCAGAAATGGCCTGACTGGGATGAGGATGCGGCAAGAGAAGACCAAATCGAGCTGGTCATCCAGGTGAACGGAAAGCTGAGATCCAAGATCATGATTGCGCCAGGCACGCCGGATGAGGAGATACGCACAATGGCACTCGATGACAGGAAAACCAGAGAATTCATCGGTTCCGGATCTGTCAGAAAGGTCATTGTGGTAAAGGGCAAATTGGTCAATATTGTGATGGGAGAATAA
- a CDS encoding glutamate-5-semialdehyde dehydrogenase, whose translation MDIKKYVLSKALEAKEGARSLAKASSQQKNDALVKMAEALTKKSRELITENRKDVKYAEGKGLSKALVDRLTLNEKRIMEMAQGLVEVAALPDPVGEVIKMWTRPNRMTVGKMRVPIGVIGIIYESRPNVTADAAGLCMKAGNAVILRGGSEAIHSNKAIVKVLSDAAKKQGLHEGAVTFIDIPDRIAIMEMLRLEGIVDLIIPRGGEALIRAVTENSRIPVLKHYKGVCHVFVDRDADLKMAEDICFNAKVQRPGTCNAMETMLVDKKIARAFLPPMIKRLQQAGVKLNACPFTRRIDASLAKVKEEDFYREYLDLTLNVRVVDGLDEAMSHIARYSSAHSDAIVTDKYDTAMRFLKEVDSSAVFVNASTRLNDGFQFGLGAEIGISTDKIHARGPMGLEELTCTKFIVLGNGQLRE comes from the coding sequence ATGGATATCAAGAAATACGTGCTCAGCAAAGCACTAGAGGCAAAGGAGGGGGCGAGGTCGCTTGCGAAGGCCTCATCGCAGCAGAAGAATGACGCCCTCGTGAAAATGGCGGAAGCGCTGACAAAAAAGTCTCGGGAACTGATAACCGAAAATCGGAAGGACGTGAAATATGCGGAAGGCAAGGGTCTTTCAAAGGCGCTTGTAGACAGGCTCACCCTCAACGAGAAGAGAATCATGGAAATGGCACAGGGGCTTGTGGAGGTTGCAGCCCTTCCGGACCCTGTCGGTGAAGTGATAAAGATGTGGACGAGGCCGAACCGCATGACGGTCGGCAAAATGCGGGTTCCCATCGGTGTGATCGGGATCATCTACGAATCAAGGCCGAATGTCACGGCAGATGCGGCAGGCCTCTGCATGAAGGCGGGAAATGCCGTTATCCTGCGGGGCGGCTCTGAAGCGATCCACTCGAATAAGGCGATCGTGAAAGTCCTGAGTGATGCTGCGAAAAAGCAGGGTCTTCACGAGGGCGCGGTCACCTTTATTGACATACCTGACCGTATCGCAATCATGGAAATGCTGAGGCTCGAAGGAATCGTTGACCTGATCATCCCGAGAGGGGGCGAGGCGCTGATAAGGGCTGTCACCGAGAATTCAAGGATCCCCGTGCTGAAGCATTACAAGGGGGTATGCCACGTTTTCGTTGACCGGGATGCAGACCTGAAAATGGCGGAAGACATCTGTTTCAACGCAAAGGTGCAGAGGCCCGGGACATGCAATGCGATGGAAACGATGCTTGTTGACAAAAAGATCGCAAGGGCATTTCTGCCGCCCATGATCAAAAGGTTGCAGCAGGCCGGAGTAAAACTCAACGCCTGCCCGTTCACGCGCCGGATCGACGCATCACTCGCAAAGGTTAAGGAAGAAGATTTTTACAGGGAGTATCTCGACCTCACTCTGAATGTCAGGGTCGTCGACGGCCTCGATGAGGCAATGTCACATATTGCGCGATACAGCTCAGCACATTCCGATGCGATTGTCACTGATAAGTATGATACGGCCATGCGGTTTCTGAAAGAGGTCGATTCGTCTGCGGTCTTTGTGAATGCCTCAACAAGGTTGAACGACGGCTTCCAGTTCGGCCTCGGCGCTGAAATCGGGATATCCACCGATAAGATCCATGCCCGGGGTCCGATGGGGCTCGAGGAACTGACCTGCACGAAATTCATCGTCCTTGGAAACGGCCAGCTGAGAGAATAG
- the rpsT gene encoding 30S ribosomal protein S20, whose product MKRARQAVKRTLRNTSLQSSLKTVIKKVETAVSSGNREEAGKALLAASRALSKAASKGVIHRNTASRNISRLTKKVNALAPQAEIPTAGAA is encoded by the coding sequence ATGAAGAGGGCAAGACAGGCAGTAAAGAGGACACTTCGCAACACGAGCTTGCAGAGCTCACTGAAAACCGTTATTAAAAAGGTCGAAACCGCCGTATCTTCCGGAAACAGGGAAGAGGCGGGAAAAGCGCTTCTTGCGGCTTCCCGGGCTCTCAGCAAGGCTGCATCAAAGGGTGTCATACACAGGAATACCGCATCGAGAAATATATCGAGGCTTACCAAGAAGGTAAATGCCCTGGCCCCGCAGGCAGAGATTCCTACAGCCGGAGCAGCCTAA